In Rosa chinensis cultivar Old Blush chromosome 1, RchiOBHm-V2, whole genome shotgun sequence, a genomic segment contains:
- the LOC121051088 gene encoding uncharacterized protein LOC121051088 has translation MSDKQKGLEQAIKELFPDAAHRHCVRHLHNNFKNDGHTGLELKQKLWVVARSCTMNTFNEAMEDLKKSSLTGWQWCLDRPAKHWSKSHFDHKFKCDFLLNNHSESFNKSVLPARKKPILACLEEIRLATMVRLANRRNSGPNWKCKVGPRVEKQLKKNAESSHEYRPVPSSLWRYEVQGRGVGCKSGVVAQQSVALDLRSCTCQRWDVSGLPCEHGIAGIYSKGMTPDDFVDPYYSKDMYMKAYEPVMHPITGVTEWEKINRPIAPPLYRKQPGRPKTARTKEPGKVFSKWVYVYAVSSILVSNLHKSLEFLVGEVAPPPGLTKLPKVYYSQVTCGICKQKGHNKRTCKKINEVTRFLCVIVIVGSVVILLFDVLSPICVQIICVVIHFVGSLCCYAYVQAQAQQNVQPQAADPMEPQGVENVQPQATEPIQPQSPHLVQPQIADLVQPLAPNPMQHQAENEEGPEDDHVATQQSQVTTATESSSQPQFKARRFKSLARRKPRPQ, from the exons ATGAGTGACAAGCAAAAAGGCCTTGAGCAGGCCATTAAAGAGTTGTTTCCGGATGCTGCACATAGGCATTGTGTAAGGCATCTGCATAACAACTTCAAGAATGATGGACACACAG GTTTGGAGTTGAAACAGAAATTATGGGTAGTGGCCAGAAGCTGTACCATGAATACATTTAACGAGGCAATGGAAGATTTGAAGAAAAGCTCACTTACTGGATGGCAATGGTGCTTGGATAGGCCAGCCAAACATTGGTCAAAGTCACACTTTGACCATAAATTCAAGTGTGATTTTCTTTTAAATAACCACAGTGAAAGCTTTAACAAGAGTGTGCTGCCAGCAAGGAAGAAACCTATACTTGCATGTTTGGAAGAAATTAGATTAGCAACCATGGTCAGATTAGCAAACAGAAGGAATTCTGGCCCTAATTGGAAGTGCAAAGTTGGACCAAGAGTGGAGAAGCAGCTGAAAAAGAATGCAGAGTCCAGCCATGAATATAGACCTGTTCCTTCAAGTCTTTGGAGGTATGAGGTTCAAGGAAGAGGGGTGGGGTGTAAAAGTGGAGTAGTTGCACAACAGTCAGTTGCATTGGATCTTAGAAGTTGTACTTGTCAAAGATGGGATGTATCTGGCTTGCCTTGCGAGCATGGAATAGCTGGAATCTATTCAAAAGGCATGACACCTGATGATTTTGTGGATCCATACTACAGCAAGGACATGTACATGAAGGCATATGAGCCTGTCATGCATCCAATAACTGGAGTGACTGAGTGGGAGAAGATTAATAGGCCAATTGCACCACCTCTGTATAGGAAGCAGCCAGGAAGGCCTAAAACAGCTAGGACTAAGGAACCGGGTAAGGTCTTTTCAAAATGGGTTTATGTTTATGCAGTTAGTTCAATTTTGGTTTCTAACTTGCACAAATCACTTGAATTTCTTGTAGGTGAAGTAGCCCCACCTCCTGGATTAACAAAGCTGCCTAAGGTGTATTACAGCCAGGTTACCTGTGGGATTTGTAAGCAAAAAGGTCACAACAAGAGAACCTGCAAGAAAATAAATGAGGTAACCAGATTTTTATGTGTAATTGTCATTGTTGGAAGTGTTGTGATTCTGTTGTTCGATGTGTTGTCACCAATTTGTGTGCAAATTATATGTGTTGTGATTCACTTTGTTGGTTCACTTTGTTGTTATGCTTATGTGCAGGCCCAAGCTCAACAAAATGTGCAGCCCCAAGCTGCTGACCCTATGGAGCCCCAAGGTGTTGAGAATGTGCAGCCCCAAGCTACTGAGCCTATCCAGCCACAATCTCCTCACCTAGTGCAACCCCAAATTGCTGATCTTGTGCAGCCCCTAGCTCCTAACCCAATGCAGCACCAAGCAGAAAATGAAGAAGGCCCTGAAGATGATCATGTAGCTACCCAACAATCACAAGTTACTACAGCTACAGAAAGCTCATCTCAGCCCCAATTCAAAGCTAGAAGGTTCAAGTCACTTGCTCGCAGAAAACCCAGGCCTCAATAG
- the LOC112170581 gene encoding uncharacterized protein LOC112170581, whose translation MKNPTFELGMEFANSKVFKNAIRKHSVITKKELRFKPNTRHKVCAVCRTSPNCRWMIYASNTDLDNPTLFIKSLRLEHTCSSLVGKVYHMHAPFIAEEYQEFFMSDPNWTREGMQNAINKDFGMSVGYQMCYRAKMRAKKLAQGSYEDQYNLVESYARELKKTNPGTSVWIQTELDGEIVRFKRIYICIAALKKGWREGCRPYIGLDDCHLKTVHKGQLLSAVGIDGNNGIYPIAWAIV comes from the exons ATGAAGAACCCTACATTTGAGTTGGGGATGGAGTTTGCAAACTCTAAGGTGTTCAAGAATGCTATTAGGAAGCATTCTGTTATAACAAAGAAGGAGCTTAGATTTAAACCAAACACAAGGCACAAG GTGTGTGCTGTCTGCAGGACATCTCCTAACTGTCGATGGATGATTTATGCATCAAACACTGATCTAGACAACCCCACCTTATTCATCAAAAGTTTGCGGCTTGAACACACTTGTAGTTCACTTGTTGGGAAGGTCTACCATATGCATGCTCCCTTCATTGCAGAAGAATATCAAGAGTTTTTTATGAGTGATCCAAATTGGACAAGGGAAGGCATGCAGAATGCAATTAACAAAGACTTTGGCATGTCAGTTGGATATCAAATGTGTTATCGAGCCAAGATGAGAGCCAAGAAGCTAGCTCAAGGCAGCTATGAGGACCAGTACAATTTGGTGGAATCATATGCACGTGAGCTCAAGAAGACGAATCCTGGAACTTCAGTTTGGATACAAACTGAACTTGATGGGGAGATAGTCAGATTCAAGAGGATTTACATTTGTATTGCTGCTTTGAAAAAGGGTTGGAGAGAGGGATGTAGACCATACATTGGGTTGGATGACTGCCACTTAAAGACTGTGCACAAAGGTCAGCTCCTCTCTGCAGTTGGAATAGATGGAAATAATGGAATATATCCAATAGCATGGGCAATTGTTTAG
- the LOC112182712 gene encoding uncharacterized protein LOC112182712 isoform X2, producing the protein MDCRVCMAGGDVWMRGQIGGALSQESEHDLASMVSDFLENGSAGAGDSWCSSDSDSAHLSDLAHLADKIACYKCSVAQYENDLASVVHSLILSISENNLHLVKSGPCNASCLKFSLVKLLRLSGYDAAVCSARWQGSGKVPGGDHEYIDVVNHSNTGSSERLIIDIDFRSHFEIARAVQSYDRILNSLPVVYVGSLTRLKQFLQVMVEAARSSLKQNSMPLPPWRSLAYLQAKWQSPYQRQFDLDEHNANSIFSFDHKQCSGHLKMLQSQLHSEIEANRLLKPKSNDNIRRHKPARSYSLFRAL; encoded by the exons ATGGATTGCCGTGTGTGCATGGCCGGAGGAGACGTTTGGATGAGAGGTCAGATCGGAGGGGCTCTGAGCCAGGAGAGCGAGCACGACCTGGCTTCGATGGTCAGCGATTTTTTGGAGAACGGTAGCGCCGGCGCCGGCGACTCTTGGTGTAGCAGCGATAGCGACTCCGCTCATCTCTCCGATCTCGCTCACCTCGCTGATAAGATTGCG TGTTACAAGTGCTCGGTGGCTCAGTACGAAAATGATTTGGCATCAGTGGTTCATTCTCTTATACTATCAATCAGTGAAAACAATCTTCATCTTGTCAAGTCAGGTCCGTGCAATGCCAGCTGCCTCAAGTTTTCTCTAGTAAAGCTTCTCAGGCTTTCTGGTTACGATGCTGCTGTGTGTTCGGCTAGATGGCAGGGCAGTGGAAAGGTCCCTGGAG GGGATCATGAATATATAGATGTGGTCAACCACAGCAATACAGGGAGTTCTGAACGTCTCATCATCGACATTGATTTTCGAAGCCACTTTGAAATAGCTAGAGCTGTTCAATCATATGACAGGATATTGAATTCGCTGCCAGTTGTTTATGTGGGCTCCTTGACTAGGTTGAAACAGTTCCTTCAAGTTATGGTTGAAGCAGCTAGATCTTCCCTCAAGCAGAACTCAATGCCTCTTCCTCCGTGGAGATCACTTGCTTATTTGCAAGCAAAATGGCAGTCACCTTATCAGAGACAGTTCGATCTAGATGAACATAATGCCAACAGTATCTTCTCTTTTGACCACAAACAATGCAGTGGACATTTGAAGATGCTGCAGTCCCAGCTTCACTCTGAAATAGAAGCAAATAGACTGTTGAAGCCCAAGAGCAATGATAATATCCGGAGACACAAGCCTGCGCGGAGTTATTCTTTGTTCCGGGCTCTTTGA
- the LOC112182712 gene encoding uncharacterized protein LOC112182712 isoform X1 yields MDCRVCMAGGDVWMRGQIGGALSQESEHDLASMVSDFLENGSAGAGDSWCSSDSDSAHLSDLAHLADKIACYKCSVAQYENDLASVVHSLILSISENNLHLVKSGPCNASCLKFSLVKLLRLSGYDAAVCSARWQGSGKVPGVSFCIISGDHEYIDVVNHSNTGSSERLIIDIDFRSHFEIARAVQSYDRILNSLPVVYVGSLTRLKQFLQVMVEAARSSLKQNSMPLPPWRSLAYLQAKWQSPYQRQFDLDEHNANSIFSFDHKQCSGHLKMLQSQLHSEIEANRLLKPKSNDNIRRHKPARSYSLFRAL; encoded by the exons ATGGATTGCCGTGTGTGCATGGCCGGAGGAGACGTTTGGATGAGAGGTCAGATCGGAGGGGCTCTGAGCCAGGAGAGCGAGCACGACCTGGCTTCGATGGTCAGCGATTTTTTGGAGAACGGTAGCGCCGGCGCCGGCGACTCTTGGTGTAGCAGCGATAGCGACTCCGCTCATCTCTCCGATCTCGCTCACCTCGCTGATAAGATTGCG TGTTACAAGTGCTCGGTGGCTCAGTACGAAAATGATTTGGCATCAGTGGTTCATTCTCTTATACTATCAATCAGTGAAAACAATCTTCATCTTGTCAAGTCAGGTCCGTGCAATGCCAGCTGCCTCAAGTTTTCTCTAGTAAAGCTTCTCAGGCTTTCTGGTTACGATGCTGCTGTGTGTTCGGCTAGATGGCAGGGCAGTGGAAAGGTCCCTGGAG TTTCGTTTTGTATCATCTCAGGGGATCATGAATATATAGATGTGGTCAACCACAGCAATACAGGGAGTTCTGAACGTCTCATCATCGACATTGATTTTCGAAGCCACTTTGAAATAGCTAGAGCTGTTCAATCATATGACAGGATATTGAATTCGCTGCCAGTTGTTTATGTGGGCTCCTTGACTAGGTTGAAACAGTTCCTTCAAGTTATGGTTGAAGCAGCTAGATCTTCCCTCAAGCAGAACTCAATGCCTCTTCCTCCGTGGAGATCACTTGCTTATTTGCAAGCAAAATGGCAGTCACCTTATCAGAGACAGTTCGATCTAGATGAACATAATGCCAACAGTATCTTCTCTTTTGACCACAAACAATGCAGTGGACATTTGAAGATGCTGCAGTCCCAGCTTCACTCTGAAATAGAAGCAAATAGACTGTTGAAGCCCAAGAGCAATGATAATATCCGGAGACACAAGCCTGCGCGGAGTTATTCTTTGTTCCGGGCTCTTTGA